The Camelus dromedarius isolate mCamDro1 chromosome 31, mCamDro1.pat, whole genome shotgun sequence DNA segment TCTGGGTAGCAATGAGGAGACAGCACTGGCGTGAAGATTTGCAGATGGCATATGGCAGAGGACCCCGGGGCCAGGAGCCCAGCACAGTGAGGGAAGTAGCCGAGAACAGCTCCCCTGGTGGCTCTGGGTGATGCTGCCAGGTGGGTAAGAGGTTTTTCTGGACTGGGCTCCTTGGATGTGAAGGACCAGGCTGAGGCCGCTGGCCCTGCCGCCTAGAGCATCAGTGAGTTCCCTGGCGTGGTATCCAGTGATGGCATCTTCTTCTCCTGCAGTGAGTCAGGGGTCAGCGCTGAAACCTCCACGTCTCTCTCCCTCAAAGGGGCATCTGACCTGTGGTTTAAGACCTCTTCACATCTGCTCTCCGTCTACAGTGCATATTCTCCCCCTCACAGGGACTCTCCAGAGATCCTGGCCTCAGCCCAAGTCCTCTCTGGGGTCCCAGTGGGACTTTCTTGATATCAGCTGGATTCTACTCAGACTTTGAGGAACTTTTCCATCTCTGTTCAAATTATCTTGAGCCCGAATTTTCATATTTGATCTGGTTGCTTTTGGGgagattttcctttgttttctagaACCAGCAAATTAGATTGGTCTCTGTGCCTTCTATTTTAAGTCTTAGTAATAGCTCTTTGTGTGTTTGGTGGGGTGCTATCCTGATGCCTTCCAGCTTGGATTTATTGCTAGAGAAATGTCTGCTCACTCATTTCGCAGATGCACAGACATACCCCGATGACACACGCACACAAAGAGAGATGCAGACTCGGAACATGGTGTAGCGCAGTCTGACCCAAGTCCCTGTAATCAGGGAGAGAAGGTCGCAGAGAGAATGGGACCCCCCATGACAAGCAGTTACTAATATAAACAGGATGTGCAATTATTAACATGCAATATAGAATGTGCAATGTGTAACATAAAAGGTATTAGAAAATATATCCATAGCTGtctattatataatgtatattttatttaacaatatgaACTATAATACACAATATCTTCTACATGTTTATGTAAAATGCACTGtcaaattaaatgtatatatttgacatacactataatttagtaaatatattaattttaaaatattatacatataatcagtgtatgtaattttatgtatatgtttaacatactgttttatcaaatatgtacatttaacttactacatatttttaataaatatataaaactttatgTGTTAGATATGTAATTAACAGAGACCCAGAGACTGTGGACGGCTGAGTCAACACAGTCCGACTCACACCctggaggagaggtgggggtTACAAGGAGTAGAAAGTGGGGTGACCCACCGCCTGTGCGGATCATAAgaacagagcagggcagaggTTCACCCATCCCATCTTCCTCTTCCGCCCTAAAGGAAAGTCCCGTCCAGTGAGTGAGGGGTTGGAACAGGGATCAGGACCCTGACAGGGATGCCCCAGAGCTCGTCTTGCTGAGTCCACTTGTTGGAATTCTGACCCGACCCTCCCCAGCTGTCCCTTTACTATGACTCAGGAGCATCGCAGAAGATTTTTATTTGCAGATTTGTTTCTGACATGAGACGGTCCTGCTTGGACATGATCTGAGCAATGACTCCCCGAGGCAAGTGTGTGGTCAGAGATGGGAGCTCATGTGCCTCTGGGGCCCGGGTGCAGAAGGTCACCCTCAGTGAGGACACTGCCCACCAGGAGAGCGAGATTCCTGGAGTATCTGCCAGCTGTCCTGGCCCAGAACCCAGAGATCACCAACAGTCCCCAGGGCACCTGCGGGCTCAGACATCTCATCCCCCAGCCCCAACTCTGCCCAGTGACCCCAGAAAGCATCTTGACACGGGCACCTGGGTCATCTCACCGTTTACTATTTATTCCAGTGTAAAGCCTGCCTAagtccttcctccttcttcctacTGCAGTGTGGTTTTGTGATTTTCACTGCATTCCATCCCAATTTGATTTCTAGCAgagtttctttcattttcccactAGATTTTGTTTGTCCTGGGACTCAGGGAGCCCGCCCTAATGCCTGCCCACAGAACAGCCTTCCAGTCCCTACAAGGAGTGAGGGGAGCTTGTGGAGGGTGCAGAGGACCCTGTGCCCTGAGGCCTGGGGTCCGGTCTGGAGCCAAGTCTCTGCCGTCTCAGCCTGACGCGTCCTGTGGCCTTTTTCCTCATCAAGACAGTTACTGGTGGAGCCAAGTACGTATGATCAGTCACTGCTACAGGAACAAATTTCCAGAAGCATCTAGAGAGCCCCACTgtctgaggctcagaggcagtAATGGGGCAGAGACAGAAGCTTCCCTGCTTCTCCCAAGGGCAGGTTTCTACCCTGGAGGCAGCATCGAGGTCGCAGGAGCAGAGCTCATCCCCGTCATTCGCTTCCTCCAACATGTGAAAGTGACCAGGTACAGGGGACTTTGTCCTTAAATGTGGAGGTGAGTGACCTAGAGACAAGCGTTCCCGGGATTCCTGGTGAGTCAGGAGCTGGTCGACCTCTGAGATGCTGAGTTTAACTAACCTGGCATCACCCGATGGTCAACACATTGGGACAGTGGACTGAGCTCACACCCCCGACCACGTCTCCAGCAACCAGCTCAGGGTCTCTCCTTCCCGATGATGATCTTCAGTCCCTCCTCTTCCACGACAAGGGGAATCTGCCTTCCTTCCCCCCATCACATGCCCCTCCCTACCTCCAGGATTCAGAGTCTCACACAGTGTCTCCCACACCCCAACCTGGTCCCACCTCCAAACTCACCTCTGACCCCTTCATCCTCTGTGCAGCCCCCAGACCTCATCACCCAAACCAGACTCTGCGGACTCCCTGCAGCACATCAGGCTCCTGTCTCCCACCCTACACCCTCACCACCACTATGTCTCTGTGACTCACCCttcattttaaatctgttttatgtGTCCTCTCTTTTCCGCAGACAGTGTCAGGCCCCTGAGCAGGAGGACCCTTCCTGTATTTTACACACAGTGTCCTGAGCCTGGAGACACTCTCTGGGACATACTGTGGTCAGTAAATGGTGAGGATTCTCATTGTCTGGTGGGCTGATGATTGAATCAGTTGCATCCAAACTCTGTGTCCCGAGCTCTGTCCGGATCCCCTGATATGCACTAAACTGGGCTTCCTCAAAACCATATATTGAAGCCTGAACCCAATGTGACTGGCTTTGGATATAAGGCATTGAAGGGGGAAATTCAGATTAATGAGGACATAAGGGAGGGGCCCTAGGAAACAATTCTGGTGTCTCTCTAAGAACAGAAAGACACAGTGGGGTGAGCACACGGAGTAAAGGACACGTGAGGACACACCGAGAACATAGCGGTCTGCAAGGCCAGGAGACATGCCTCAGGGGAGACCAACCTGCCATCACCGTGGTCCTGGATGTCCAGCCTGCAGGACCGTGAGAACCCATGTCTGTTAGTAAAGCCGCCCAGTCACTGTGTGGTGTGACAGCAGCCCTGACACTTATCGCAGCCCCCgtgcctctgtccccagggctgcCTGACCCAGCACCCAGGGATCTCACTCCATCCGAGAACATCAGGCGACGTGTATAAACCAAGGACAGGCTTTGGAGGCAGATTTTGATATGATGAGGACACTTCCACTAGAGTAAGTTCACTGGGGTTTGCAGCTGACTTGGCAGAGGGTGGCTCTGCCCAGGGAGCCCCATGGCTGGGGGACAGCAGGTTTCTGTCTCACTTCCCCAAGGGCCTGGAGCACTGTGTGACCActgaggctgtcatcccaggatGCGCAGTAATAGTCACCCTCGTCCTCAGCCTGGAGCCCAGTGATGGTCAGGGAGGCAGAGCTGCCAGACTTGGAGCCAGAGAAGCGCTCGGGGACCCCCGAGGCCCTGTTGCTGTTATCGTAGATCAGGAGTTTGGGGGCCGTTCCTGGGAGATGTTGGTACCAGTTTACATAATTACCCCCAATGTTGCTGCTGCTTCCAGTGCAGGAGATGGTGACCCTCTGGCTCAGGGATCCAGACACAGAGGGCGGCTGAGTCAGCACAGACTGGGCCCAGGACCCTACAAGGGGGAGAGACAGAGGTGCTGCTGCTGGGGCCCATACACAAGAGGAGGACCCAAGGCCCAGGTGTCCTCCCAGGGCCCCTTCTCCTGTCCCTCATCCAGTCACCTGTGCAGTGAGCCagcagggtgaggaggagaggggacCAGGCCATGGTGGTTATAGTCACTGGGTCCTGCCTTCTGTGGCCCCACAGATGAGTAGAGTGTccccagttctctctctcttcttcttcatactctgagagagggaggggccagTCATGCAAATGACCTCCCTCAGCCCTCTGATCCTTCCCTGGGCCTCGGGTCAGGTCCCTCTGCCTGAAGGGGCAGGTGgtaggcaggggtggggctgtgtgTGTCCCAGAGGTTGGTGGCATGAGTCACAGCTGAGCAGAAAGCAAGAAGCATGGCCAGGGGATGGTCCCAGTTCCCCTCCCCCAAGACTCTCAGGCCCAGATCCCGAGCGTCCCCTGGTGTTCAGGCCCAGATACACACTTTGTGACCTGGTGACCAGAACACTTCAGTGACAGTTCCTGTCCCTTGCTCTGTCCAATGTCCCCACCTTAGTGCCAGGCCAGGTGCCCCTCCTGTGCCCCCTGTCCTCTCAGGCCCATCTGTGTGAGCAGGACACAGGGACCCCTCCTGTGTGTGAATCCTCCCTGGGGCCCAAAacctcctcctctgtgtgtgCCCTCAGATATGAGGAGCAGGGTCTTCTCTCAGGGACGGGGAGGCTCTGGGGGGAGGCTTGCGTGTGTTCCGACAGGGTTGTGCTGAGTAATCATGACTGTATTTCAATGTTACCTCACACTTGAACGTTCTCTGTGTCCTTTGACAAAACAGTCTCTTCTCGGAACCTTTTCTCCAAGCACAGAACACATACGTGCAGGAACTATGCCAAAGGGCCTTGTTCCAACATTTTCTGTAAGAGCAAAATGGCAAATACGTTAAATGTTAAACAGGGGATGAGTTAAAACCTTAACTTCCCTCTAGCACTGCTGGGCCCAGGCGAACCTGGACACGGCGACTGTGTGGATCAGAGATGCCAGACAGGGCACTGGGGGCAAAAACGTGCCTCATATCAGGGGGAGGGTGCGGAGCTGCTTAACAATGATAGAAAAGTTAATGACCTGTGACCGGAAAGGACATCAAGGGTACACTATTTTGTCAAAAATTCAAGCTTCGGCCTATTATGATCTGACTCTCcaaacccagaaaacaaaactgaggtGTGCACATCACTGGGAAGTTTTGGGAGTGTATTGCCGGAATCTGAACTGAGCTAGTTTTGGGATTTATTCATGGATGCAGAAGACAAATCAGACTATCCGTTTGCTCTCTGATGACAGGTGGGTGACTGTGAGCTTTTAAATGAACTAAGTAAGAATAAAATGGTAAATATCTAAAGTCATCACCAAAGCAaatcatgtattatttataaatcatttcaTTTATCTGAAACAAGCCCTATGATACCTGTTGTTATTATTTTGGGAAGTGTATTGacttacagtgtttcaggtgtacagcagggtGATTCGTTTGTACATTCACATACaccttttcaggttcttttccattatagggttTTACAAGATGTTGAAGACAGTTCCCAGGGCTCTGGAGTCGGTCCTTGtcgtgtttctgttttatgtatacttgtgtgtatctgtgaacccaaaactcctaatttatccctccccctcccccacgatacattttaattttgtatcttagGGATAttcttatttgaaatatttttctttgtgacttaagtttttaaaaaggcagtttttACATGTGAGTGTGTTTCCATGTGACTGTGTTTGAGGTTTTATGAATTCTGTTCACTATGAGGTGGAAACAATCTTCACACACGTGTTTGCACCGTGGTGTCTCAGTGCTGCTCCCAAGTGGACGATGCATCCATTCCCAGAGTGaatttgttttccctttccttctgacTTTAGGAGTAAGACTGTACAGAGGCTGAAGAATCTGTAACACACATGATCTGCACGTGTCCCCTCCCTGCGTTTGGGGGGTCTCCCGGGTGTCTGCCCTCAGCCCACCGGGGCCGGGATGCCGCGCCCACGCGGTGTGAGCATGTCGGCGAGTGCACACATTGCTGGAGCCCCTGCCGTGTGGGGCTCTGTGGCTCCGCAGCGGGTCTCTCAGGCTGAGCTCGACGGCCTCATCCCTGCCTCGTGGAGCTGAGCTGGGAAGGGTCTGGGCTGCCGTCCTCACCTTTCCTGCTGGTGGCAGGGGCACCAGAGGGACCACGGCTGCACCCCAGATTCTGATAGAGGTTGACGGTGGGTGGCTTTATAGCACAGGAACAGGCGCTGAGCACTTGAGAGCTGCAGGGATGAAGGGCGTGCCCTGGAGATTGCTTGGATTAGGTGAAGGAGATGAAATTCCCACCCAGCAGGTGCAGAAGTGACACAGGTGAACAAGAGGCCAGGAGGGCGGGGGCcccaggaggaaggaagcagatgCAGCCTGTGTGACAGGACCAGGGGAGATGGAATCCAGGGAAGGAATCCCAGAGGAAGGAATTCAGGGAAGATGTCCTTGGTTGTCAGGTCAAGGCTCCTGCTGACAGCCTGGCCTGGAGCCTGGCTGAGTCCTGTGCAAATGGAGGGGAGGAGCCCTCTCCATGGTGTGGACCCTGTGCAGAAGACCCCTGAGGTCCCACAGCCCAGCCATGTGTGTCTTCCATCTGTGACCCCCGAGCTGTGGGGCATGGAGGCCGCTGTCCTGCACTGAGGGGTGGTGACAGCAAGCTCCTCAGGCTGGAGCCCAGAGCCATGAATGAACTTGAGTGGATCATATTTTCACAAGTGCATCTATTGAGACGATCGTGTTTTTTCCCTTAAAGTCTGATTTACATGGACTGATTCTCAAATACTAAATTATCCTTGAATTTCTGGTTGGACAACTTTTACTATATTTGTGAACTTAATTTGCTAATACTTCGGTGTATATGTTTATCTAGGTTCGGTAGAAGATTGGTTCTTAATTTGtacagtattttgtttgtttataaaatcAGGCCTCATAAAATGTATTGTGAAGTATTCCTTATTcctgtgttttcttaaaaatgtgtgCAGAATATTTACTACTTCCTACTGAAATGTTTGATTAAATTCACCCGCAAAACAGAATTCTGGACGTGTGTCTTGGAGAAGGTCGGAAAATAGTGATAAACAACGTCAGCATCTGTTGTGGCAAACGTGGGGTTAAACAGGACGGACTCCTCACGTCATCAGACGGTACTCACAGTGCACGAACATGCCAAGCTTTCACTGTGCTGCGATTGTAACTTCAATGTTAATGTTATTGTGGATATAAAATAAAGTGCATGGGCGGGTTTAGCTCAAGTGCTACAGCTCAGGCTTAGCTCgcccaaggtcctggggtcaCTCCCCAGGGCCTCCTCCAAGAGGAAATGCAcagataaatctaattactcccccccaaacagaaaacaaacagaataatacataaacaaacctaattacctctctcttctaaaaattgttaaaataaattaataagtaaatgcatttaaatgttttaaagaagtaaattagTTCAGTGATTTTGATAAGggtaatgtatttttaaataaaaacagcagaAGCACCCCAAGTCCAATATTAAATATTGTGCACATCTTATCTCGAATGTGGCTTCGACAGATAATGCATTATGCCTTCATATGTCGTGGTCTCGTGGTGTTGACCTGGGAGAACATGGCCCCAGTAAAGCCAGATGCTTGTACTGTGCCCAGAAGTGCTGACGACTGATCCGTCTCCACTGGGTGCAACCCCCACTCAGGGCTGTGTCTGACAGCATGCGTTGGGCACAAGTGGCCCCCTATGCCCTTGGTGTGGAAGCCAGAAACCCacgtcctgtcccctccctgtggTGGAGACAAAATCTCCAGGTTGTGGGCTGAGGGAGACTGGGTTTCAGAGCCAGGCCGGTGGCTTCTATGAAATACCTCTTCTTGGCACACATCTgacttttttataaaaatttttatgattccctgtaagaatatatgtgtgtatgtatagtatctctatataaaataattattacatgTCTATGGACAGGGCCCTAACATATCTGTGTAAATGTCCTTTTCCTTCACATGTGGAATTGCCTCCATGTGATCGTTTTCTGATATCATTTTCTGCAGAGAGATGGAAAACTCAACCCAAATGTCACACTTTGCCCctcttcccctgcagcccgtgGGGACGCCTGAGGGACTGTGATGTGATGTCTCAGTCTCCAGCCCTGCACTTGGAGGCTGGGCTCCCGGGGAGTCAGCCCAGGGGGTGACACCTGGGTTTCCAGAAGCAGGTCCACCTGGGATGCTTTCCAGCAGCTTAACTCACCATCGCAGCGGCTTCCTTAGGGAACTTAGGTGGAGAAAACCCTCCCGCTTTTGTCTGTGGTCTGATAACAAGGCATGGTTCCCACTGATGGCTTTTCATCTCTTTATGAGTGTTCCTGGGATTCTGAGGAGTGATTAGGGAGGGACTGGATCAGGCGGCATTACCCTGTCTGGTTTTAAGGTAGAAATCCCCAGGAACACTTGAGTCATAATACAAGTAGGCTTGCCTCCCAGACACTAATGCTTACAGATCGCCTGGGGAGCTGGTGGAAATTCAGATTCTGCGACAGCAACACAAACTTCTGATTCAGGAGCTCCAGCAGGGGGGCTGCACTTCTAACAAACCACCAGCTGAGGCTCCATCTCAGTTCCACGTGAAAGGAGAGTTGGTGTCTGTGTTCAAATTAGCACGTGAGGACATGTCGTCACTGCTCTTTGTATAAGATGAGTCTCAGATTGAGGAGCGGGGTCTCTGAGTCTCACAGtcaattaatatattttgtaCCTGAGCCCCCTCCCATCAGTACTgtaggaagagagggagagagaagcccAGTCCTGGAGGTGACCCCCTAGAGAGATGGACGCACcctgggggaggctggaggaggcaggtggcctGGAAACCCTGGACAGGAGATGGGGGCATGACGCCCCTTCCCCTGTGGTGCTGAAATTtcaccctctctcttcctctcctgcccctcaggGCTGAGCTCAGGGGGAGGTTTTGATAGCACTGCCCCGTGAGGTTACATCACTGTGTCAGGGTAGCCACCACTACCCGTGTCCAGAGCACAGTAATAGTTGGCCTCGTCCTCGGGCTGGGCCCCCGTGATGGTGAGGGCGGCTTTGTTCCCAGAGATGGATCCGGAGAAGCGGTTGGGGACCCCAGAGTGATGGCTGTTTGTGCTATAGATAAGAGTGCGGAGAGACTGGCCTGGTTTCTGCTGGTACCAGCCAGGGTAGTTACTGGTAGTGACAGACCCAGAGCTGAGGCCACAGGTGAGTGTGACAGTCCCTCCTGGAGACACTGACAGGGACGGCTCCTGGGTCACCACAGTCTGAGAGTTCACTCCTAAAAGCGATAGGAGAGAGACAGGGGTGGTTATGGAGACCAGGGTCACACGAAACCTGGCTCTAGACTCCCACAGTGTCCCAGCCCCTGACCTGAGCCGTGAGCAAGGAGCCCGAGCAGAAGCACCGTCCAGGCCATGGTGGGGACGCTCCCGGGACGCGGCTGCTCAGCCTCCTGGGCTGCACTGTGTGGTCCTCGGGCCTTTTCATGCTTCCTGGACCCACTGGGAGGAAAAGGGGTTTCATGCAAATCTGCTTCCTCCCTGTCCTTGCCCAGTGTCACCTGATGTCCCCTGGGGGATGTCTGGAGGGAGCAGATGCGGGGACGTCACCCTGACCCAGGAAGGCATGGTGATGAGGCACTGAGTGATGAGGGGGACGCCTGTCACCAAGTGTGCTCCCCCGATCCCTGTGACCTCAAATCTAAATCTCTTCCCTGCAGAGCCTGAGGGCTAAAGGGGGAGATGGTGGGGTCCTCTCTTCTTGGGCCCAGAAGTCTAGTCCCCACCACAGCTACCCCCATCTTGGAACAGGTCTCCCTTCCTCTGTGAAATCCCTGCTTGTCTTCTTCAGAGGAGCTgagctgtccctcctcctccagcagggaGTCCACTGGGAAGTCACAGAGCCCGTGTCTGGGGTGAGAGGGGATCGGGGTCTCCCCTGACTCAGTTCTGCACTCGTTACCAGGAGCAGCAGAGGGGGACCAGGGGTGGAGAGGGGACATGTAGAGCTACAGAGCCAGGCTGGGAGTGACGACCTCCTTTTTTGAAGAATTATCTATTATGTAGAGTCTCTTCAATTTAACtgcaggtttcaggagaaaaggTGACAATGTCAGCATGAAATTATGACAGCTTGCACTttctaataaaacaaaacttCGATACTCTACAGTTATCAGCAGGGATTCCTGACTTCGGTAGGGAGCCCTCAGCCAACTTTCTAAATTGCCTGGAGTATCCTCAAGGCACCAGAGTGGAACTCAATGCTTTCCTTGGGGAAAGGTCTGGGTTGCAATGAGGAGCCAGCGCTGACTTGAGGGTTTGCAGATTGCATGTGGCAGAGGACCCCGGGACCAGGAGCCCAGCCCAgtgagggaaggagcagagaacaGCTCCCCCTGGTGGCTCTGGGTGATGCTGCCGGATGGGTAAAAGCTTTCTCTGGGCTGGGCTCCTTGGATGTGAAAGACCAGGCTGATGCCTCTACCCCCGCCTCCTAGGGCTCCAGTGAGCTCTCCAAAGTGGTGTCCAGGGACGGCATCTTCTTCTCCTGCAGTGGGTCAGGAATCCGCGCTGAAACCTCCGCGTCTCTTTCCCTCAAAGGGGCATCTGCCCTGTGGTTTAAGACCTCTTCACATCTGCTCTCCATCCACAGTCCATGTTCTCCCCCTCGCAGGGACTCCCCAGAGACCCTGGCCTCAGCCTAAGTCCTCTCTGGGGTCTCGGTGAGTCTTTCTTGATATCAGCTAGATTCTACTCAGACTTTgaggaacttttcttttttttttttttacattttttattgatttataatcattttacaatgtgtcaaattccagtgttcagcacaatttttcagttattcatggacatatacacactcattgtcacatttttttctctgtgagttatcataacattttgtgtatatttccctgtgctatacagtgtagtctactctacaattttgaaatcccagtctatcccttcccaccctccacccccctggtaaccacaagtctgtattctctgtccgtgagtctatttctgtcctttatttacgctttgtttttgtttgtttgtttgtttttgtttctgttttttagattccacatatgagcgatctcatatggtatttttctttctctttctggcttacttcacttagaatgccattctccaggagcatccatgttgctgcaaatggcattatgttgtcggtttttatggctgagtagtattccattgtataaatataccacatcttctttatccagtcacctgttgatggacatttaggctgtttccatgttttggctattgtaaatagtgctgctatgaacattgggggtgcaggtgtcatcctgaagtagatttccttctggatacaagcccaggagtgggattcctgggtcatatggtaagtctattcctagtcttttgaggaatctccacactgttttccatagtggctgcaccaaactgcattcccaccagtagtgtaagagggttcccctttctccacagcctctccagcatttgtcatttgtggatttttgaatgacggccattctgactggtgtgaggtgatacctcattgtagttttgatttgcatttctctgataattagtgatattgagcattttttcatgtgctttttgatcatttgtatgtcttccttggagaattgcttgtttaggtcttctgcccatttttggattgggttgtttatttttattttccatctctgttcAAAAATAATCTTGAGCCAAATATTCAAAGTTTTATGTGGCTCCTATTGGGCAAGTTTTCCTGGGTTTTCTAGAACCAGTAAATTAGATCAGACCCTGTGCCTTTTATTTTAAGTCTTAGTAAtagttctttgtgtgtttggtgtTGTGCTATCATGATGCCTTCCAGCTTGGATTTAGTGTTAGAGAAATGTCTGCTCACTGATTTCTCAGATGCACACACATACCCcaacgacacacacacacacaaagacggATGCAGACTTGGGACATGGTGGCAGGTGTAGCTCAGTCTCACCCAGGACCATGTAATCAGGGAGAGAATAATGCAGAAAGAATAATGACAAGCAGTTATTAATATAAACTGGATGTGCAATTATTAACATGTAATATCAAATGTAC contains these protein-coding regions:
- the LOC116149951 gene encoding immunoglobulin lambda variable 1-40 isoform X7, with product MAWSPLLLTLLAHCTGSWAQSVLTQPPSVSGSLSQRVTISCTGSSSNIGGNYVNWYQHLPGTAPKLLIYDNSNRASGVPERFSGSKSGSSASLTITGLQAEDEGDYYCASWDDSLSGAVFGGGTHLTVLGQPKAAPSVTLFPPSSEELKANKATLVCLISDFYPGNVTVAWKQDGTTVTQGVETTKPSKQSNNKYAASSYLTLSPSTWKSHRSYSCRVTHEAGTVEKTVSPSQC